Proteins found in one Exiguobacterium sp. 9-2 genomic segment:
- a CDS encoding polysaccharide deacetylase family protein: MKRNWIISGVVLSLLLSGCGGSEVAEKKSEKPRETEQKRQATQQAYIEKTIQRAERYAAQYDYERAIKVLKPVRTKETIQRTKEYEQKKQALLPVTKPVPHLFFHSLIADPKRAFDGDRKEAGYDDYMVTQQEFERILDALYKNNYVLVRPTDLAKEMNGKIVETPVRLPKGKQPLVLSQDDVNYYEYMEGDGFAKNLKVKDGKIVNEMVGKPDGAYDLVPLVDAFVQSHPDFSYKGAKGLLGITGYNGVLGYRSSYNQYGHNEKVETARNQAKQTAVALKQDGWQFASHTYGHIWVGKESVTTIRADLKRYKQDVAPLIGKTTQLIYPYGSDVGDWHDYSGEKYRLLIDSGFRYFFNVDASQHAWKQIGPDYFRQARINVDGIRLRQAVAGKTSVLDPFFDAKEVFDSVRPERK, encoded by the coding sequence ATGAAACGGAACTGGATCATTAGCGGTGTGGTGCTAAGTTTACTACTAAGTGGATGTGGGGGAAGCGAAGTCGCCGAGAAAAAGTCTGAAAAACCACGAGAAACTGAACAAAAAAGGCAAGCTACTCAGCAAGCATACATAGAAAAGACGATACAGCGTGCTGAGCGTTACGCTGCCCAGTACGATTATGAGCGAGCAATCAAGGTATTAAAACCTGTACGCACAAAAGAGACGATACAAAGAACGAAAGAATACGAACAGAAAAAGCAGGCGCTCCTGCCTGTGACGAAACCTGTGCCGCATCTCTTTTTCCATTCATTGATTGCCGATCCAAAACGAGCATTTGACGGCGACCGGAAGGAAGCAGGATACGATGATTACATGGTGACGCAACAGGAGTTCGAACGAATCTTGGATGCATTGTACAAAAACAACTATGTACTCGTCCGACCGACGGATTTAGCAAAAGAGATGAACGGGAAGATCGTCGAGACACCCGTCCGTTTACCAAAAGGAAAACAACCGCTCGTTCTTTCTCAGGACGACGTCAATTATTATGAATACATGGAAGGGGATGGATTTGCGAAGAATTTGAAAGTGAAGGATGGTAAAATCGTCAACGAGATGGTCGGAAAGCCGGATGGTGCTTATGATCTCGTACCGCTCGTTGATGCGTTCGTCCAGTCTCATCCTGACTTTTCCTATAAAGGAGCAAAAGGGTTGCTCGGCATCACAGGTTACAACGGGGTGCTCGGTTATCGTTCCTCCTACAATCAATACGGACACAATGAAAAGGTTGAAACGGCACGAAATCAAGCGAAGCAGACCGCTGTCGCATTAAAACAGGACGGCTGGCAGTTCGCGAGTCATACGTACGGACATATTTGGGTCGGGAAAGAATCAGTCACGACGATTCGCGCGGATCTTAAACGCTACAAACAAGACGTTGCACCGCTGATCGGAAAAACGACGCAATTGATTTATCCGTACGGCAGTGATGTCGGGGATTGGCACGATTATTCGGGTGAGAAATATCGTTTGCTCATCGATAGCGGGTTCCGCTATTTCTTTAATGTCGATGCGAGTCAACATGCGTGGAAGCAAATTGGTCCCGACTACTTCCGCCAAGCCCGGATCAACGTTGATGGGATTCGTTTACGCCAAGCCGTTGCTGGAAAGACGAGCGTACTCGATCCATTCTTTGATGCGAAAGAGGTCTTTGATTCAGTACGACCGGAACGGAAGTGA
- a CDS encoding SDR family NAD(P)-dependent oxidoreductase: protein MPKRIALVAGASRGAGRGIAYALGDAGMIVYVTGRSTNEQTTDNRSETIEETAAGVTARDGLGIPVVCDHTSLDDIDRLIQQIQHQHGRIDLLINCVFGGSESHLPSGTGRRFWERPPEHWDAMMSAGPKAYLWTIRAAMPLLQQSPAALVINLTSFTPDQVAGNLYYDLAMQTINRMTHVMAQELAQTTISVIALCPGFMRTERVVDAGFASAATESTTYIGRAVTALMADDDVRRYSGQAIFVADLAKTYHFTDQDGTQPLPF, encoded by the coding sequence ATGCCAAAACGTATTGCACTCGTAGCTGGTGCCTCCCGTGGCGCCGGACGTGGCATCGCTTATGCTTTAGGTGACGCCGGAATGATTGTTTACGTCACGGGACGAAGTACGAATGAACAGACGACGGACAATCGTAGCGAGACGATCGAAGAGACGGCTGCTGGTGTCACGGCACGCGACGGACTTGGCATCCCGGTCGTTTGTGACCATACAAGTCTTGATGATATCGATCGTCTCATTCAGCAGATCCAACATCAACATGGTCGAATCGATCTCCTCATCAATTGTGTATTCGGTGGTTCGGAAAGCCACTTGCCGTCCGGAACCGGACGACGGTTTTGGGAGCGACCACCGGAACATTGGGACGCGATGATGTCCGCCGGACCAAAAGCGTATTTGTGGACGATTCGGGCTGCGATGCCATTACTGCAACAGAGTCCAGCCGCGCTCGTCATCAATTTGACGTCATTCACACCAGATCAGGTGGCCGGAAATCTTTATTATGATTTGGCGATGCAAACGATTAATCGGATGACGCACGTCATGGCGCAAGAGTTAGCTCAAACAACTATCTCTGTCATCGCGCTCTGCCCCGGTTTCATGCGGACCGAACGGGTTGTCGATGCCGGTTTCGCGAGTGCCGCGACTGAATCGACGACCTATATCGGACGAGCCGTTACAGCGCTGATGGCGGATGACGATGTTAGACGTTATTCTGGACAAGCCATCTTCGTTGCCGATCTCGCGAAGACCTATCACTTTACGGATCAGGACGGGACGCAGCCACTACCGTTTTGA
- a CDS encoding NAD-dependent succinate-semialdehyde dehydrogenase: MIEKNLINGEWYDKSETIPVYDPATKALLGHVPASSAEDAQRSVDAASEAFVKWSNETADTRANLVDAWYRLINEHREELARIMTTEQGKPYVEALGEVDYGNQYVRWYAEEARRIYGETIPASVPGKRLFVEKEPVGVVAAITPWNFPAAMITRKLAPALAAGCTIVLKPSEETPFTALRLVELAEEAGIPKGVINVLTGDAATISGVWQADSRVRKITFTGSTAVGKLIMRQAADTMKKLSLELGGHAPFIVTENADLDKAVEGAMRSKFRNGGQACVATNRFYVQASVLDAFTEKFTAAVKQLQVGNGMDADSTVGPLINAKAVAKVKAHIDDAVAKGATILTGGTIDETVGYFVTPTVLANVTEDMLCMQEETFGPLAPISVFETLDEVIERANNTPYGLAAYAFSERIDEALLLGKRLEYGIVGLNDGAPSAAQAPFGGYKESGLGREGGVYGIEDYLEVKYLSLG, encoded by the coding sequence ATGATTGAAAAGAACTTAATTAATGGGGAATGGTACGATAAGTCAGAAACGATTCCGGTCTATGACCCAGCAACGAAAGCATTGCTCGGACATGTTCCGGCAAGTTCAGCGGAAGACGCACAACGTTCCGTTGACGCAGCGAGCGAAGCATTCGTCAAGTGGTCAAACGAAACAGCAGACACACGTGCAAATTTAGTCGATGCCTGGTATCGCTTGATCAATGAACACCGCGAGGAACTCGCCCGAATCATGACGACGGAACAAGGGAAACCGTATGTCGAAGCGCTCGGTGAAGTCGATTACGGCAATCAATATGTTCGTTGGTACGCTGAAGAAGCACGTCGGATTTACGGTGAAACGATTCCGGCTTCCGTTCCAGGAAAGCGACTGTTCGTCGAAAAAGAACCGGTTGGTGTCGTTGCAGCAATCACACCGTGGAACTTCCCGGCAGCGATGATCACACGTAAACTCGCACCGGCTCTTGCAGCAGGTTGTACGATCGTCCTTAAACCATCGGAAGAGACACCGTTTACGGCACTTCGCCTCGTTGAACTAGCAGAAGAAGCAGGTATCCCCAAAGGTGTCATCAACGTGCTAACAGGTGATGCAGCAACCATTAGTGGCGTCTGGCAAGCAGATTCCCGTGTTCGCAAAATCACGTTCACAGGTTCAACAGCCGTTGGGAAATTGATCATGCGCCAAGCAGCCGATACGATGAAAAAATTGTCACTTGAACTCGGTGGTCATGCGCCATTCATCGTCACTGAAAACGCAGATCTCGACAAAGCCGTCGAAGGTGCGATGCGCTCGAAATTCCGCAACGGTGGTCAAGCGTGTGTCGCAACGAATCGTTTCTACGTGCAAGCATCGGTTCTTGACGCATTCACAGAAAAGTTCACAGCTGCCGTCAAACAATTACAAGTCGGTAACGGCATGGACGCTGATTCGACAGTCGGTCCATTGATTAATGCGAAAGCCGTCGCGAAAGTCAAAGCACACATCGATGACGCTGTCGCAAAAGGGGCAACAATTTTGACAGGTGGTACGATTGACGAAACAGTCGGCTATTTCGTTACACCAACGGTACTTGCAAATGTCACGGAAGACATGCTCTGCATGCAGGAAGAAACGTTTGGTCCGCTCGCACCGATCTCTGTTTTTGAGACACTCGATGAAGTCATCGAACGGGCGAACAACACACCATACGGACTTGCAGCTTACGCGTTCTCAGAACGCATCGATGAAGCGTTGCTGCTCGGAAAACGACTCGAATACGGAATCGTTGGTCTGAACGATGGCGCACCATCTGCTGCACAAGCTCCATTTGGTGGCTATAAAGAGAGTGGTCTTGGCCGCGAAGGTGGCGTCTACGGCATCGAAGATTATCTCGAGGTCAAATACTTGTCACTCGGTTAA
- a CDS encoding NUDIX hydrolase, which yields MDVITFGQKEQNQHYITRSAVYAVMCDPQTDKIAVIQKKDGKLFLPGGGIEANETPEECLKREVLEETGMDVNIGDFIGRANQYFYSQNETTYYLNEGQFYRCDAGEEVQSPIEDDHVLQWIDPADAIDHLFHEHQRWTVQNALKKKYKSV from the coding sequence ATGGATGTCATCACCTTCGGGCAGAAAGAACAGAATCAACACTACATCACGAGATCTGCTGTTTATGCGGTCATGTGCGACCCTCAAACAGATAAAATCGCCGTCATTCAAAAAAAGGACGGCAAGTTGTTTCTTCCGGGTGGCGGTATTGAGGCCAATGAGACGCCAGAAGAATGTTTAAAAAGAGAGGTACTTGAAGAAACGGGAATGGACGTCAATATCGGTGATTTCATCGGACGAGCCAATCAATATTTCTATTCACAAAATGAAACGACATATTATTTGAACGAAGGGCAGTTCTATCGTTGTGATGCTGGAGAGGAAGTACAAAGTCCAATCGAGGATGATCATGTCTTACAATGGATCGATCCGGCTGATGCAATCGATCATCTATTTCATGAACATCAAAGATGGACTGTTCAGAATGCACTAAAGAAAAAATATAAAAGTGTGTAA
- a CDS encoding nucleotidyltransferase domain-containing protein, translated as MQYPTTLGTKNGYIHNPTSAEAIPVRYRAVIQDVVAYVQTLSAFHGVYLYGSVAKGTARPFESDLDFTLILTEPLTEEEHMQLDERTEHWLTNYPFVTKIDYDIGLLGDVIRDDEALRWGVWLKSVNLFLAGENLQSRFPSLRPTCALGFALNGGLCEQLKTDLFLLETGQVALLDSDSIVKRIVRSAYHLILEKDQSFVHDLETLRPILFHYFPNEPCFLSLFAAYDTQQIVSLEDVRYFIDWFSTRMSDESIL; from the coding sequence ATGCAGTATCCAACGACATTGGGCACGAAAAATGGCTACATCCACAATCCAACTTCCGCTGAAGCGATTCCTGTCCGTTATCGTGCCGTGATTCAGGACGTCGTCGCCTATGTACAAACCTTATCCGCGTTTCATGGCGTGTACTTGTATGGCAGCGTCGCCAAAGGAACGGCGCGTCCCTTTGAATCCGACCTCGATTTTACACTGATTTTGACAGAACCGTTGACGGAAGAAGAACACATGCAGTTAGATGAACGGACAGAACATTGGCTGACGAACTATCCATTTGTCACCAAAATCGATTATGACATCGGTCTGCTTGGCGACGTCATACGGGATGACGAAGCACTTCGCTGGGGCGTCTGGTTGAAGTCCGTCAACTTATTTTTGGCAGGCGAAAATCTCCAAAGTCGATTTCCGTCCCTTCGTCCGACATGCGCTCTTGGTTTCGCGTTAAACGGTGGGTTATGCGAACAGTTGAAAACTGATTTATTTCTCCTAGAAACAGGTCAGGTCGCTCTTCTTGATTCGGATTCAATCGTGAAACGGATTGTTCGGAGCGCCTATCACCTCATCTTAGAGAAAGATCAAAGCTTCGTGCATGACCTAGAGACACTCCGACCGATCCTGTTTCATTATTTTCCTAACGAACCGTGCTTTTTGTCACTGTTCGCCGCTTACGATACGCAACAAATCGTCTCGCTGGAAGATGTCCGTTATTTTATTGATTGGTTCTCAACTCGGATGTCGGACGAGTCAATTCTTTAA
- a CDS encoding homing endonuclease associated repeat-containing protein, translating to MRQHPTSTSTLATDEKIIRLIQGLHQMHHSPMKATHYQKLAAQLPYPSLEEINARFGSWAHLLEKAGIIKASHLSTKDRMTLNRPAAVKRTKRWSIEESVAFYVAQKGTNMTIRSYTELRDLHPEMLSANTIIRRFGTWKKALAHFDLTSNGFFTDQDCLEALKQAAETHGPLLTSQQYAKWARAHQAPSLTLLIERFSSWREALRRLDSE from the coding sequence ATGCGTCAACATCCGACTTCCACTTCTACCTTAGCAACGGATGAGAAGATCATCCGCTTGATTCAAGGTCTTCATCAAATGCACCATTCACCTATGAAAGCTACCCATTATCAAAAGTTAGCGGCTCAACTTCCTTACCCATCACTTGAAGAAATCAATGCACGATTCGGCTCGTGGGCACACCTTTTAGAGAAAGCTGGCATCATCAAGGCTTCCCATTTATCGACGAAAGACCGGATGACGTTGAATCGCCCGGCTGCGGTCAAACGAACGAAACGGTGGTCAATCGAAGAAAGCGTCGCCTTTTATGTCGCACAAAAAGGAACGAACATGACGATTCGCTCCTACACGGAATTACGGGATTTACATCCAGAGATGTTAAGTGCGAATACGATCATTCGTCGGTTCGGTACGTGGAAAAAAGCCTTAGCACACTTCGACCTCACCTCGAACGGTTTCTTCACTGACCAAGACTGCCTAGAAGCACTTAAACAAGCTGCAGAAACTCATGGACCGCTATTGACGAGTCAGCAGTATGCTAAGTGGGCACGTGCGCACCAAGCACCTTCACTGACTTTATTGATTGAACGTTTTTCAAGTTGGCGTGAAGCTTTGCGTCGTCTTGATAGCGAATAA
- a CDS encoding SAM-dependent methyltransferase has protein sequence MEDILKMLDARLREPGPFWDKFYKDRKKPVPFFKNIPDENLVRYVEQGWISPDDVLDLGTGPGRNAIYLATHDFSVTGLDLSATALEWATEQAQQTRAHVAFRKQDFLETTEQNTYDFIYDSGCFHHMAPHRRLTYVTRLKEMLRPGGYFGLTCFIAGGPLGGSTLTDWEVYQENSLQGGLGYTKERLLSIFDAFDIIELTEMKPVDNPEALFDHAGLWTGLFRLKN, from the coding sequence ATGGAGGATATTTTAAAGATGCTCGATGCGCGACTGCGTGAACCAGGACCGTTTTGGGACAAGTTTTATAAAGATCGGAAGAAACCGGTCCCGTTTTTTAAGAATATTCCTGATGAGAACTTAGTTCGCTACGTCGAACAGGGTTGGATCTCGCCAGATGACGTTCTAGATCTCGGAACAGGACCGGGGCGAAATGCGATCTATCTCGCAACACACGATTTCTCGGTGACAGGACTGGATCTTTCAGCAACCGCGTTAGAATGGGCAACGGAACAAGCACAACAGACTAGAGCGCATGTTGCGTTTCGAAAGCAAGATTTTCTAGAGACGACGGAACAGAATACATATGATTTCATTTACGATTCAGGCTGTTTTCACCATATGGCGCCACATCGCCGTTTGACCTACGTGACGCGACTGAAAGAGATGCTACGACCAGGAGGATATTTTGGGCTGACCTGTTTTATTGCGGGCGGACCGCTTGGCGGATCGACGTTGACGGACTGGGAAGTCTATCAGGAAAATAGTCTCCAAGGTGGACTTGGCTATACGAAAGAGCGATTACTCTCCATATTCGATGCATTCGACATCATCGAACTAACGGAAATGAAACCCGTCGACAATCCAGAGGCATTATTTGATCATGCTGGATTGTGGACCGGTTTGTTTCGATTAAAGAATTGA
- a CDS encoding SDR family NAD(P)-dependent oxidoreductase translates to MYLPSFSLTNQTFLITGAGRGIGRALAIGMAEAGADIILVARTERDLKETAQEIERLGQKAYVFLCDITDRKQVVETVARAYEQVPQIDGLVNNAGMNIRSKALDVTEDEWETIQQTNLKSAFFFAQEIGKRMQETGGSILNIASVAGHVALRTGVVYATTKAAMIQMTKVLALEWGPQNIRVNAIGPWYFKTPLTEPLLKDPTYLQEIVDVTPLGRVGELEELVGPVVFLSSAAARYVTGQTLYVDGGMTIKGF, encoded by the coding sequence ATGTATCTTCCTAGTTTTTCGTTAACGAATCAAACATTTCTCATCACCGGAGCTGGGCGAGGCATTGGACGGGCACTTGCTATCGGGATGGCAGAAGCTGGTGCCGACATCATTCTCGTCGCCCGGACGGAACGCGACTTAAAGGAGACAGCGCAAGAAATCGAACGACTCGGTCAAAAAGCTTACGTTTTCCTGTGTGACATCACTGACCGGAAACAAGTCGTCGAGACGGTGGCTCGAGCTTATGAACAAGTGCCGCAGATCGATGGGCTCGTCAACAACGCCGGGATGAACATTCGCTCGAAGGCACTTGACGTAACGGAAGACGAGTGGGAAACGATCCAACAGACGAATCTGAAATCCGCTTTCTTCTTTGCTCAAGAAATCGGGAAACGGATGCAAGAGACAGGTGGAAGTATTCTCAATATCGCCTCCGTCGCGGGGCACGTCGCTTTACGGACCGGTGTCGTGTATGCGACGACGAAGGCGGCGATGATTCAGATGACGAAGGTATTAGCCCTTGAATGGGGACCACAAAACATTCGTGTCAACGCGATCGGACCGTGGTATTTTAAAACACCGCTGACGGAACCCTTACTAAAAGATCCTACATATCTGCAGGAGATCGTTGACGTGACACCACTCGGTCGGGTGGGTGAATTAGAAGAGCTCGTTGGTCCAGTTGTCTTCTTATCATCTGCCGCTGCCCGTTACGTGACGGGACAAACACTTTATGTTGATGGCGGGATGACGATTAAAGGTTTTTAA
- a CDS encoding LysR family transcriptional regulator: MKTEWMEAFLVTAETGSLTKASEVLHMTQPALSKQIKSLESALEVSLLHRSAHGVTLTPAGEIVFDESRELLDRIDQMKRRIGTIDERTTLTLGSWPSVAMTYLPRHVSRQATAPDLKLKTAHTTIDLMQGLEERRYDAVLLDDRHHVHPYHTTHLYTENFLLYVHQDDERFAGCTSVAFEQIRDASFLSLPIDCDSTNILKDAFIERGAVYQAENEMEFGSSVLGFIRAGLGIALLPEIFQDGLSPEIKTLPVDGFDVVRELSLVSRDASHHAILLDLLGQSR; the protein is encoded by the coding sequence ATGAAGACCGAATGGATGGAAGCATTTCTCGTCACTGCAGAAACCGGAAGCCTGACGAAAGCAAGCGAGGTACTGCATATGACGCAACCAGCATTAAGCAAACAAATCAAAAGCCTTGAGAGTGCACTCGAAGTTTCACTGTTGCATCGATCAGCACATGGTGTCACGTTGACGCCTGCAGGCGAAATCGTCTTTGACGAAAGCCGTGAATTGCTTGACCGGATCGATCAGATGAAACGACGAATCGGTACGATCGACGAACGGACGACCCTGACGCTCGGATCATGGCCAAGCGTCGCGATGACGTATCTCCCCCGTCACGTCTCGCGTCAAGCGACGGCCCCGGATCTCAAGTTGAAGACGGCGCATACGACGATCGATTTGATGCAAGGTCTTGAAGAACGGCGATACGATGCTGTCTTACTCGACGATCGTCACCATGTCCATCCGTATCATACGACGCATTTGTATACGGAGAATTTTTTGCTTTACGTGCATCAAGACGATGAACGATTCGCGGGCTGTACGTCTGTGGCGTTTGAGCAAATTCGTGACGCCTCTTTCTTATCGCTTCCGATCGATTGCGATTCGACGAACATCCTAAAGGACGCGTTCATCGAGCGAGGTGCCGTCTATCAAGCAGAAAACGAGATGGAATTCGGATCGAGCGTCCTCGGTTTCATCCGTGCAGGACTTGGTATCGCTCTATTGCCGGAGATTTTCCAAGATGGACTGTCACCTGAAATCAAGACGTTACCGGTCGACGGGTTTGATGTCGTCCGCGAATTGTCACTCGTCTCACGAGACGCCTCCCATCATGCCATCCTGCTTGATTTACTCGGTCAGTCGCGTTGA
- a CDS encoding DUF4362 domain-containing protein, whose product MRKIGLALCILFLVGCGKYTMEEAKENGDIIVQKGVENSDRFESFLNKSKQGKSDQIRITAYTTEGDPIVYDVEYDGKTYQYSSDASRDQFGSTDDDRKNEVCQQLDKTIVKQEAIYALSKCAEGTDHELLRLPKQ is encoded by the coding sequence GTGCGGAAGATCGGTTTGGCTTTATGTATCCTATTCTTAGTAGGTTGCGGAAAGTACACGATGGAAGAGGCAAAGGAGAACGGCGACATCATCGTCCAGAAAGGTGTTGAGAACAGCGACCGATTCGAGTCTTTTTTGAATAAGTCGAAGCAAGGAAAATCAGATCAGATTCGCATCACAGCCTACACGACCGAGGGAGATCCGATTGTGTATGACGTCGAGTATGACGGCAAGACGTATCAGTATTCGTCTGATGCATCACGTGATCAGTTCGGTTCAACAGACGACGATCGAAAGAATGAAGTCTGTCAGCAACTCGATAAAACGATCGTGAAGCAAGAGGCAATCTATGCGTTAAGTAAATGCGCTGAAGGAACGGATCATGAATTGCTACGATTACCAAAACAATAA
- a CDS encoding SRPBCC family protein, which translates to MKKELKTSIDGKVLRMEWVCEAPREIVFAAFTEKEQLEAWWGPEGWETTIKSFEFQPDGVWHYCMRCVDPTQGDFYGMESWGKAIFRHIDAPNTYSHADYFSDASGAISENLPCSENVTTFIDHGETTLIVFESTYETEAAVQEVLGMGMKEGFTSQLYRLDHLLTKQ; encoded by the coding sequence ATGAAAAAGGAACTGAAGACATCGATTGATGGTAAGGTGCTACGAATGGAATGGGTTTGTGAGGCACCGCGAGAAATCGTCTTTGCCGCATTCACGGAAAAAGAGCAACTCGAAGCCTGGTGGGGACCAGAAGGCTGGGAGACGACAATCAAATCGTTCGAATTTCAACCGGACGGCGTTTGGCATTATTGCATGCGGTGTGTCGATCCGACACAAGGTGATTTTTATGGCATGGAGTCGTGGGGGAAAGCAATTTTTAGACATATCGATGCCCCGAACACCTATAGTCATGCCGATTACTTCTCCGACGCGTCAGGAGCTATCTCTGAAAATTTACCATGTAGTGAAAATGTCACGACATTCATTGACCATGGAGAAACGACCTTGATCGTCTTTGAATCGACCTACGAAACGGAAGCAGCTGTGCAAGAAGTGCTGGGGATGGGAATGAAGGAAGGTTTCACGTCGCAACTGTATCGCCTAGATCACCTATTGACGAAACAGTAA
- a CDS encoding ArsR/SmtB family transcription factor: MSARFSALGDPIRLQLIEALRNGPRSVNELADQLHLRQPQTSKHLKLLLDAELITVERQANRRLYSLRPEAFRELVTWSNTLAQMEARMYRLDEHLQRMQSSAKGDETNEKGTEDID; this comes from the coding sequence ATGTCCGCACGATTTTCAGCACTCGGTGACCCAATACGATTACAACTCATCGAAGCATTACGAAATGGTCCTCGCTCCGTCAATGAGTTAGCCGATCAACTACACTTACGCCAACCGCAAACCTCGAAGCACTTAAAGCTGTTGCTTGACGCAGAACTAATCACTGTCGAGCGGCAGGCGAATCGTCGCTTGTATAGCCTTCGTCCAGAAGCTTTTCGAGAACTTGTCACGTGGAGTAACACATTGGCTCAGATGGAAGCACGTATGTATCGTCTAGATGAACATTTGCAGCGGATGCAATCATCCGCGAAGGGAGACGAGACGAATGAAAAAGGAACTGAAGACATCGATTGA
- a CDS encoding MarR family winged helix-turn-helix transcriptional regulator codes for MISADFAKIYYQLHPRFEENLSHQSVRILQYIQFAVSPTIKQIAEAFRLSHNTTSEHVKKLDRLGYIEKKRNPEDQRQVTIGLTDLGDTIVRRHTELDPERLNQVLATMSKTDQQAIEQAFRLLREAADDCFSR; via the coding sequence ATGATTTCAGCTGATTTTGCAAAAATCTATTATCAACTACATCCTAGGTTCGAGGAAAACCTGTCTCACCAAAGTGTGCGTATTTTGCAATACATTCAATTTGCGGTGAGTCCGACGATCAAGCAGATTGCCGAGGCATTTCGCCTCTCACATAATACGACGTCCGAGCACGTCAAAAAGTTGGACAGATTAGGCTATATCGAAAAAAAACGGAATCCAGAAGACCAACGCCAAGTGACGATTGGTTTGACAGACTTAGGAGATACAATCGTTCGTCGTCATACGGAACTCGATCCTGAACGGTTGAATCAAGTCCTTGCTACGATGTCAAAAACAGACCAACAGGCGATTGAACAGGCGTTTCGATTGTTGCGGGAGGCGGCAGATGACTGCTTTTCTCGTTAA
- a CDS encoding phosphotransferase enzyme family protein translates to MCPEDNQLISLALSRFGISYDSALDHSISLSTFGIHGDKHYRIICNSNAYSLRLLADDRYSSETELASASDLNQQLYVTDRIREHGLPFMKRVQPTTDSNTFSMIQDDAGQAWRCVLFDWIDGTHITAQTKSSASKMGALLRQLHDIPVDSQFSFPVVDHTVAYQKWHHDLSKVDTVITSIEQQRLGNYLDLVQFHIYQAQRRSKNDMLPVLSTDLNALNILWRNDHIVGIVDHEHIGYSDRIQDLAWILKWYARNEGIHSFSVSPELVQAILENYDMNIFDHDDFVRLESLLWLSGCFNFHFVQQTFNLLSDSIVTNEELSNHLERYLQRGKALVSLLAR, encoded by the coding sequence ATGTGTCCTGAAGATAATCAATTGATTTCGCTCGCTTTATCACGATTTGGGATTTCATATGATTCTGCTCTAGATCATTCAATCTCTTTATCGACTTTCGGAATTCATGGTGACAAACATTATCGAATAATCTGTAATAGTAACGCTTATTCTTTACGCCTTCTTGCGGATGATCGATATAGTTCTGAGACAGAACTTGCCTCTGCATCTGATTTGAATCAGCAATTATACGTAACTGATAGGATACGTGAACACGGACTCCCCTTCATGAAACGCGTTCAACCGACAACTGACTCAAATACATTTTCAATGATTCAGGATGATGCTGGTCAAGCATGGCGCTGTGTCCTCTTTGATTGGATAGACGGCACACATATTACTGCACAAACCAAATCATCAGCGTCAAAAATGGGTGCGTTGCTAAGACAACTACATGATATACCGGTCGATTCGCAATTTTCTTTTCCGGTCGTTGACCATACCGTCGCCTATCAAAAATGGCATCATGATTTATCAAAGGTGGATACTGTCATCACCTCAATAGAACAACAAAGGTTAGGTAACTATCTCGATCTCGTCCAGTTTCATATCTATCAGGCACAACGCAGATCGAAGAACGATATGCTACCTGTTTTATCAACAGACCTCAATGCACTAAATATCTTATGGAGGAACGATCATATCGTCGGAATCGTTGATCATGAACATATCGGTTACTCTGATCGTATACAAGACCTCGCATGGATCCTTAAATGGTATGCACGAAATGAAGGGATTCATTCTTTTAGCGTGTCTCCTGAACTAGTGCAAGCGATTTTAGAAAACTATGACATGAATATTTTTGATCACGATGATTTTGTTCGACTTGAATCCTTACTCTGGCTTTCGGGTTGTTTCAATTTCCATTTCGTCCAACAAACGTTCAACCTTTTATCTGATTCTATCGTTACAAACGAGGAATTGAGCAATCACCTAGAACGTTACCTTCAAAGAGGAAAAGCTCTCGTCTCACTACTAGCAAGATGA